The Apium graveolens cultivar Ventura chromosome 10, ASM990537v1, whole genome shotgun sequence nucleotide sequence AGCAATTTGCAAGGATAACTCAATATTAACACCACAACAACAACCAACAATCAAAGGCACATAAATTCAAACTAAAGATAGAAACTAATCTAGAGGATAATAGATGAGAAAGGTGCATTGATTAAACAACCAAACATAGGGTCTGCAACAAACTGTAATTAGGATACTGTATCTAGGATACTGTATCATAACAATACGGCATAGTAACAGACAATTGAACAAAATAAGATAGAGGCAACAGTACGTTGCAGCAAGCTATTTCAAACATCCAACAGAACTAATGCACTTTCACCTTCGCTATACTGATTACATGTCTTGATGAGCCTCTTCCTCCTCTTCATCTTCATAGTACTCTTCCTCGTCAGCGGTTGCATCTTGGTACTGCTGGTATTCTGAAACCAAATCGTTCATGTTGCTCTCTGCCTCGGTGAACTCCATCTCATCCATACCCTCACCAGTGTACCAATGCAAGAAAGCCTTCCTCCTGAACATAGCTGTAAACTGCTCACTGACACGCCTAAACATTTCCTGGATAGAGGTTGAATTACCGATGAATGTAGACGCCATTTTCAAGCCAGTAGGTGGGATGTCACAAACAGTTGACTTGACGTTGTTCGGGATCCACTCAACAAAGTACGAAGAATTCTTGTTCTGGACATTGATCATCTGCTCATCAACCTCCTTTGTGCTCATCTTTCCCCTGAACATAGCAGAGGCTGTCAAGTAACGGCCATGACGAGGATCAGCTGCACACATCATGTTCTTTGAATCCCACATCTGCTGGGTTAGCTCAGGCACACTCAATGCACGGTACTGCTGTGAACCACGGGAAGTCAGTGGTGCGAACCCCACCATGAAGAAATGAAGCCTCGGGAAGGGGATCAAATTAACAGCAAGCTTCCTGAGATCAGAATTTAGCTGACCAGGGAACCTCAAACAGCATGTGACACCAGACATGGTGGCCGAAATCAAATGGTTGAGATCACCAACTGTTGTACAacaatcacataattcatatcagTACATGACTTCATTAAAAAAGCAAGGAAACAACATAAGAAAAACAAACACAAGTTCTTACAGCTGGGAGTTGTGAGCTTAAGTGTGCGGAAACAGATGTCATAGAGAGCTTCATTGTCAAGAACCATGCACTCGTCAGCATTTTCAACCAACTGGTGAACAGACAATGTTGCATTATAAGGCTCAACAACAGTATCCGACACCTTTGGTGAAGGGAACACGGAGAAAGTAAGCATCATCCTGTCGGGGTATTCCTCTCTGATCTTAGAGATCAGCAGAGTACCCATTCCAGACCCAGTTCCTCCTCCAAGCGAATGACAGACCTGAAATCCTGCATTATGATACACAATACAAACATAAGCATCACAACATCTATTAGAAAAtacaaaattcaaaaaattatgcCCAGCTATATAGATGTAAGCATTAGCACCAAAGCATAAGTCATAAACATTCTATTTGGCTGCATATCTACATATCTCAACAATATAAATGTAAGCACACGATCCGCGAAAACAATCAACATATCACGGAAAGGCACACCTCACTGACCCAATACAAAGATCAACAACACGTAAATCCAGTCAAACACATGACATATGTTCGTTAATATGCCTAATCGAAACATTCAGCACAAAAACACCAAATGCACACCACCTATTCGATAAAACACCTCAAACAAAAACACATCTCAATTAACTCAACACATCTCCATTAACTCAACACACATACAAACAAACATATCATCACTACATGTACAAGAACAATATACGAAATGCACCGCTCCAGATCTATATCGAAACACGTAAAATCAACCAAATAGATTCAAATCAAAACACACACAAATCACAATTATACAAATTCAGGCACATTTAGTAGAGCGTAGATCTGAAATTATACCTTGAAGACAATCACAATTCTCGGCTTCTTTCCTGACAACAT carries:
- the LOC141689768 gene encoding tubulin beta-2 chain-like, coding for MREILHIQGGQCGNQIGAKFWEVVCAEHGIDSTGRYTGDSDLQLERIDVYYNEASSQRYVPRAVLMDLEPGTMDSLRSGPYGQIFRPDNFVFGQSGAGNNWAKGHYTEGAELIDSVLDVVRKEAENCDCLQGFQVCHSLGGGTGSGMGTLLISKIREEYPDRMMLTFSVFPSPKVSDTVVEPYNATLSVHQLVENADECMVLDNEALYDICFRTLKLTTPSFGDLNHLISATMSGVTCCLRFPGQLNSDLRKLAVNLIPFPRLHFFMVGFAPLTSRGSQQYRALSVPELTQQMWDSKNMMCAADPRHGRYLTASAMFRGKMSTKEVDEQMINVQNKNSSYFVEWIPNNVKSTVCDIPPTGLKMASTFIGNSTSIQEMFRRVSEQFTAMFRRKAFLHWYTGEGMDEMEFTEAESNMNDLVSEYQQYQDATADEEEYYEDEEEEEAHQDM